A window of Castanea sativa cultivar Marrone di Chiusa Pesio chromosome 8, ASM4071231v1 genomic DNA:
GAATTTATCACTACAAAGTACAAACCAGAAAATTATCTTGTCTCTTCTCCAAATTTGATCATTCTTTAGAAAACATGAATTTATGCAAATGGTGTCTAGAGAGATATTCCATTTCATTATATTCAGTTATAGATTTCCTATGAATTTTTGTGAAGTGTTTActctattatattattataaatgtGGTGCGGAACctcatttcattaaaatcaggAAAatagattaggaaaaaaataattgtaggTAATCTGTAAATTCTTCTTCAACCCAGggtcttcctcttcttcttcaacccaTGGGATTAAAATACGTACTTTTtctgtatttcttttttctaggCTTAAAGAActctcttcttcattttcttttgttcatatCAATTAATTAGTAAATGAGATTTTATCTTGGAAAAAATTGAGGTTTGGATTAGACAATAATGTGGAGAGTGTCGATGGGTGGGTTAAGGAAGCAGAACCATGTGCCTAAAGGAACCAAGTATTTGGGAAAATAACTTTAGGAAAGAGCATTAAGGATCAGCAACAATTgggattttcttcttttttaaggatattaatgaaaaattttactGTAGTTGTAAGTTGTATAAAAATGAATCAATATTTCCCTATTACAATTAAACTGCCTCTCAATCAAATGATCTATAACTTTCAAAAAGATTTAGATTCTTGCACTGGTAGCACTACACCTTTTATCTCTTTCAAGATGATGATTTCTTTCTTTAGACGAATACACAAGGCACTGGAGAAACACTGACTATGGCATGTACACAAGGCACTGGAGAAACACTGACTAtggcatgtgtgtgtgtgtgtgggtgtgtgtgtgtgtgtgtgtgtgtgtgtgtgtgtgaaagagagagtgaaagaggTAGAGAGCAAAACAACAATTGTCTATTAATATTCattcattaaagaaaaaaagaatttaacaCACAGGACCAAAAGAAAAgggaaccaaaaagaaaaagaaagctcaaTTCAGTCTCTGTCTCTTCtccaaaaagaaagacaaatgcTTGTATAAATTCTCCATCTCCGAAACTCTTTTAAGGTATGATGAAACTAAGCAGCAGTTGGAGGCTTGTACAACTTCTCCACCATCTTCCTATATTCTGCAGGAAACAGAGGAAGCTTATTTCAGACacatttcaatgaaaaaaaaaatggaagaggAGTGAACCTATTTATAGAATAGAAAGGAAAATATGTATGTAATACCTTCTTGATTGCTCCAGAGCTGTGCCGCTTGTGTGTTTAGAGGTGAGCTTATGTTTGGTTCTGAATTTCACAAGTAAAACGAATAAGACTGTTGCCGAATTTCTTGAAAATGATATACTTTAGAAAAATGACAAGAGAAAGTTAGAAACACTACCTCCAAGCAGACTTTGGATAGACAGCAGTATGGTTCTCACATCATATGCTGATGACCATTTATCCTGCAGATGGATTTCAAATGTTATCAGATTATGAAGCAGCAGACCACAGCCAAATCATATCATTGCTTTGACACGTTGAACTTTCAGCAATATAGTGTAGTGCTAAATGTTCTGAACATGCCCAgcgaaaaaaatttgaaagaaaaagtaCCTGAAGAATGTCCAAGCAAATATTTCCATACACATCCACATTGGGATGGAAGCAGCCGGTTTCGAACTTGACCTTCGGGGGCTTAAACGGGTAGTCATTTGGAAACGAGAGAGACATCTTGTATTCTGTTCCTTCAAACACGGTATCTTTGCTTCCAGCAATTGTCCCTTTCCAGCAGAATATATTGTCTTCCTCAGGGAAGGCCGATATCCCAGATTCTCCACTCATCtaaaatttaggttttttaaCAAGAAAATTAATACAGACCCTAGATCACCAAAAAAACTCGCAGTTTGGCTACTtagaaaacaaggaaataaaaagatctaaatttttgaaaaaccttATGTTCTTCCCaataacataagaaaaaaaCCCATCTCAATTATAGACAAGTTTAGGTTTTAAAACAGACAATCCAGGActacctaaaaaataataataataaaataaaataaaataaaaagagttacAAGGTTCTTACCATTAAGGCCATCAACTCAGATTGCAACCTGTTtcataaaacaataacaaaggAAACATCATTAGAGACCCTTCAAACCCCTTAAGAAAGCCAATTCAAACATTCAATATCTATATTCGCATAGagattcaaaaaataaacaaaaacccaataccCTAAAAATCCCCATCTAGCTTTTCTAAGTAACCCCTTTTTACAAACGGAAGGTGCAGATCATGAACCCAATATCCacacaaacccagaaacaaAAAACCAATACAAGAACTCAACAATCCATAACAAATAGACAAACCCAGATCCCAAAATAACCCACTTATCCTCTAAGAAAAACCTTTCAACAAACAGCTTGTCTACATACATTCAACAATCATCCACATATAATTAAagtcacaaaaaataaagaacaaccCAAATTCTTGACAAACCCAAATCTACCTTTTGAGAACAGACTGAGTATCAACGGTCTTAGCAGGAGGGTTTGGGTGCTTCGGCGCCGCAGCCACGGCCACATTTGTATTGTCTTGGTAGCCTTGAGCAGTTTCAGTATACCCAGTAATGGTCGccatagttataaaaaaaaataataaaaaaaaagacccttCTTTTTTCGCTATTCCTTTCTGGGTTTCAACAcacagagagagacagagacagagtttcaactttcaagaaaCCCCAACAAAAAAACTGATATTTTGTGAACAAAAAAGTGGGctttgtaaagaaaaaagaagaggagaaataaaatcaaagtttCCCCTTCTTCCCCTtcagcagagagagagagagagagagatctcaGAGAGAAttttcacagagagagagagagagagagagagagagaattgattGTAAGAGATGGGGGACCTGAAGATTTTTTGGGGTTTAAATGGCTGTGCGGATGAGGAAAAAACGACGTCGGTCTTGGATGGGGTTTGGTGCGTGGGGATTCAAAATCAAATTCGAACGTTGCAAGTCCGCTAGGGTAAGTAGATTTTgaattgcctttctttttttaggtcTACAACGGCTAGTTCCTTTTTACATGTGATGGTGACGCGTGTCTTCatgcaattatattcatatgCGCCGTTTTGGGTAACGATGTATCCCCTGgctctcttttattattatcctaGCATTGGATTGGAAtagtaattttaatatttgttgttGTCCACTTTTCATTAATTTCACAACTATCCTTATTGTTtagttttaaattacttttctcgattatcaaaaaaaaaaaaaaattacttttctcaaaaaacataagtaaaaaataaaaaacactttgACAAATTCTTAAAAGACAaattagattaaaataaaaaaaagatagggaattcctataaaataaaataaaagataggaaatatatacaaattttttttttttttagaatgagggaatttatttattaattaaaaagtaaaaatatatcaCCTATCTGCATAAAGAAAATGTATCATATGAGACAATCCTATAAGATATTCTTCTCACAATATATGTAGCTCATACACACATGGATTTTACATAGGAAAAAGTTTCCctccaaactaatttgaagagaaacccttcaaacttctcaaatatttttatattaagtgtgaaatttgaaaatctaaccgttggattgtatgttcttattatattattcatgcttgcaaaatttcaagaaaatcaaaaatcaattgctatgtcatcaaacaaatgttaaaatttcaattttttgtaatctaaaattgtgtataaaaaataattttgttgatcaaatagtaaataaaatccgatttaaacgaaatttgatatgcatgttaagaacataagggacctgaaattcaacggttagattttcaaaattcacacctaaaaaaaagatatataataagtttgaagggtttttatccaaactagtttgaagagaaactttgttcatgTACATTGAGAATATACTTCTAGTTAGATCCTATGCTCTCATCCCCCTTTGCAAGCTTGTCCGCTATATCATTTGCTTCATGATGAATGTGATGCGGATGGACGGTCCACTCTCAATTTAGGAGGATCTGCAatcacaaattaaaataaaccaaatataatGCCATAACATCAAATGATGGTAGCCAATATACCAACAAGTTTAGAGTCAACATCTAGATTTAGAAATTTAAACCCTAATTTCCATGCTAGCTGTAGTACTCCCTGCCTAACCATCTATAGCTCTGCAGCATTGTTGGTTGTGATTCCGATGTGAATAGAAAATCATGTAGTCCACCCTCAATCTGCTTTTTCTAAGAACAACCCCCGTTCCCCCCGCTCCTCCCCTCATGCAAGGCCCGGATTGCCTAATGTGATACTGTCAGTATTAAGAGTATAAAAGGGGGGATAGGTGAttgccaaataatatatattctttGTAATTTTGGTTGGACATACTTTTAGTTGGATAATTTTATTCATTGATAAAACCATAGAAATTTAACAAGAAGAGATTGATagatagaataaaatataaaaggttCAGGTCTAGACTGGTATATgtgtaatttttaataataaaaaatactacCTTAATATTCTGTTATACAGAGACcaaaaaaatactaacaaaaGTGTACATGAGGATCAATAACGcccatttttaaaactttttaaggaCTAAACCAccttaaattaaaactaaaagtgCTTATAGATAATATTTAGGAACTAACAGGGtatttcctaaaaataaaacaaaaaaaatgagggTGAAATAACATTTTGAATCCAT
This region includes:
- the LOC142606890 gene encoding ubiquitin-conjugating enzyme E2 20, whose protein sequence is MATITGYTETAQGYQDNTNVAVAAAPKHPNPPAKTVDTQSVLKRLQSELMALMMSGESGISAFPEEDNIFCWKGTIAGSKDTVFEGTEYKMSLSFPNDYPFKPPKVKFETGCFHPNVDVYGNICLDILQDKWSSAYDVRTILLSIQSLLGEPNISSPLNTQAAQLWSNQEEYRKMVEKLYKPPTAA